In Zobellia roscoffensis, the following are encoded in one genomic region:
- a CDS encoding TonB-dependent receptor encodes MKKLLFILMLMPIVILAQEKTVSGTVNFNGEPLPGVNIVEKGTTNGVTTDFNGNYEITTTTNAVLEISYIGFKKQEVTIGENATINIVMEEDAQQLDNVVVQGFAGVMGKSRKRTASIQTTPESVTAFNSDGIEKAGINNVANFANLVPNLKLSESQAIGVNSLVIRGIPQIRNSDAPVAFVIDGVTIADPSLLNQELFDLALIEVVKGPQGALYGKNAIGGAINIYSKEPTNTMQNKVTLGYGNGNAITGGLVSSGAVKKDKIFYRLSTQYKNFDGLLTNEFLDKKVDFRKEFTLRGQMMFKLSSQFKASVTAQYIDSKGGATYYSTNPSSADNDFFAVGLDYLNPNPEKGDNVISQDTFGDSEMQNFYTNLNLEYSLENVKLQSITSYNNVKRKTVGDLDFMQEFFLDQGETNDTKSFNQELRLTNRGTDTKFDWSLGGFYQNIERPFFQSDYFLSDEWAVTDYVATFKTLAVFGFFDYKLTDKLTASAGLRFDSDRFDLDDLLNGQTNEKKENVLQPKVSLSYQSTENVLLYANYGRGYRAGGFNPKVTPLFNRDFKGEFSDNYEVGFKTSSWNNRFILNGSVFFSDFTNRQQFAITGDDFTPGNFNYDKSTIVGFEFDTKTRVSKYLDILFNYGFVKSKITEGGFTGGESGTERDLNQFNDKNTSLVPQNNFNLGLASNIPFNEKTTLDLSVNYNGTGKIYWEDSNSADYTSDAYQLLDAQATLSINKIKLSLWARNILDKKYYLEYSESGFGWLGTPATVGTTFTFSF; translated from the coding sequence ATGAAAAAACTACTATTTATTTTAATGTTGATGCCAATCGTAATTTTGGCACAAGAAAAGACGGTAAGCGGCACCGTAAATTTTAACGGAGAGCCTTTGCCGGGGGTAAACATTGTTGAAAAAGGAACAACTAACGGGGTAACAACAGATTTCAATGGAAACTATGAGATTACCACCACTACCAATGCAGTATTGGAGATTTCGTATATCGGCTTCAAAAAACAAGAAGTAACGATAGGAGAGAACGCTACCATAAATATTGTTATGGAAGAAGATGCACAACAATTAGACAATGTTGTGGTGCAGGGCTTTGCTGGTGTAATGGGTAAATCTAGAAAGCGTACAGCTTCAATTCAGACAACTCCAGAATCCGTTACAGCCTTTAATTCTGACGGGATTGAAAAAGCGGGTATAAATAATGTAGCCAACTTTGCCAATTTAGTGCCTAACCTTAAGTTGAGCGAAAGTCAGGCTATCGGGGTAAATTCTTTAGTAATTAGAGGGATACCTCAAATTCGAAATTCTGATGCTCCTGTTGCATTTGTAATAGATGGGGTTACAATAGCAGATCCTAGTCTGTTAAATCAAGAATTGTTTGATTTGGCTTTGATAGAAGTTGTAAAAGGACCACAAGGTGCTCTTTATGGAAAGAACGCTATTGGAGGTGCCATTAATATTTACTCTAAGGAACCTACCAATACCATGCAGAATAAAGTAACCTTAGGTTATGGTAACGGTAATGCAATAACTGGAGGTTTGGTATCATCGGGAGCCGTTAAAAAGGATAAGATTTTTTACCGCCTTTCTACACAGTACAAAAATTTTGACGGCCTGTTGACTAACGAGTTTTTAGATAAAAAAGTAGATTTCAGAAAAGAGTTTACCCTTAGAGGGCAAATGATGTTTAAACTTTCATCACAATTTAAAGCAAGTGTTACGGCTCAATATATTGATTCTAAAGGTGGAGCTACATATTATTCTACAAACCCTAGTTCTGCAGACAATGATTTCTTTGCTGTTGGTTTAGATTATTTGAACCCAAATCCAGAAAAAGGGGATAACGTTATTTCGCAAGATACTTTTGGAGATTCTGAAATGCAGAATTTCTATACCAATCTTAATTTGGAATACAGTTTAGAAAATGTAAAACTACAAAGTATTACATCTTATAATAACGTGAAAAGAAAAACAGTGGGCGACCTAGATTTTATGCAAGAATTTTTTCTTGACCAGGGCGAAACCAATGATACCAAATCTTTTAACCAAGAGCTACGGTTAACAAATAGAGGAACAGACACAAAATTTGACTGGAGCTTAGGAGGTTTTTATCAAAATATAGAGCGTCCATTTTTTCAAAGTGATTATTTTTTAAGCGATGAATGGGCCGTTACAGATTATGTTGCCACTTTTAAGACGTTGGCAGTTTTTGGTTTCTTTGATTATAAGTTAACAGATAAATTAACTGCTTCGGCAGGGCTACGTTTTGATAGCGATAGATTTGATTTGGATGATTTGTTAAACGGCCAAACCAATGAGAAAAAAGAGAATGTACTTCAACCTAAAGTCTCCCTGTCTTATCAATCTACAGAAAACGTATTGCTTTATGCAAATTATGGGCGTGGATATCGTGCCGGAGGGTTTAACCCAAAAGTAACCCCACTATTCAATAGGGATTTTAAAGGAGAATTTTCCGATAATTATGAAGTTGGTTTTAAAACGTCTTCATGGAACAATCGTTTTATCTTGAATGGCTCAGTATTCTTTTCTGACTTTACCAACAGACAACAGTTTGCTATTACTGGTGATGATTTTACACCCGGTAATTTTAATTATGATAAGAGTACTATTGTTGGATTTGAATTTGACACCAAAACCAGAGTGTCTAAATATTTAGATATTTTGTTCAATTACGGATTCGTGAAATCTAAAATAACTGAAGGCGGATTTACTGGAGGCGAAAGCGGAACTGAAAGAGACCTGAATCAATTTAATGATAAGAACACCTCCTTGGTGCCTCAAAACAACTTCAATTTAGGCTTGGCGTCAAACATTCCGTTCAATGAGAAAACTACGCTAGATCTTAGCGTGAACTACAACGGAACCGGAAAAATATATTGGGAAGATTCCAATTCGGCAGATTACACATCAGATGCCTATCAACTGTTGGATGCGCAAGCAACATTATCAATCAACAAGATTAAGTTGTCTTTATGGGCACGTAATATTTTAGATAAAAAGTATTATTTAGAATATTCTGAATCTGGATTTGGTTGGTTAGGAACACCTGCTACAGTTGGAACTACATTTACTTTTAGCTTTTAA
- a CDS encoding M29 family metallopeptidase — protein sequence MNNTYNSETAKLSQIMIVEMFKVQPGETVAITGDNGSNRDLADALAAETKAAGGKSLILWTPKAEQDGEAGMKDWPSEVLTAALSHVDVWIELNSKVFLYSTIWEKAFENNKKLRYLIIGESSIPSLIRTFVGFEIDILEEFLNKIKVMTMKAKVITITSANGTKLTYETDSDYSFDIDSGDYSKPIFGTAPGYVNVVPKTDSMNGNIVFDMIQHADVYNTDNHLEFIMKDGRIADVKGGSEAEKYKTYLASFDDPNMYKISHNMFGFGPNIRKLCGEIVEDERIWGGVDFGFGHTSPMDMPPLGQPAKSHFDGVVGKVSIFLDAIQIVDDGVVCHPELKPLAEKLLNNS from the coding sequence ATGAATAACACATATAATTCAGAAACAGCAAAACTCTCTCAAATAATGATAGTGGAGATGTTTAAAGTGCAACCCGGTGAGACCGTTGCTATAACGGGAGATAATGGTTCAAATAGAGATTTAGCTGATGCTTTGGCGGCGGAGACGAAAGCTGCAGGAGGTAAATCATTAATTTTATGGACCCCAAAAGCAGAACAAGACGGAGAAGCCGGTATGAAAGATTGGCCATCAGAAGTCTTAACAGCTGCTTTGAGTCATGTTGATGTTTGGATTGAATTAAATTCTAAAGTCTTTCTCTATTCAACCATTTGGGAAAAAGCATTTGAGAACAACAAGAAATTGAGATATTTAATTATTGGCGAAAGTTCTATTCCTTCTTTAATACGTACGTTTGTAGGTTTTGAGATTGATATTTTAGAAGAGTTTTTGAATAAAATTAAAGTAATGACTATGAAAGCAAAAGTCATTACCATAACCAGTGCCAATGGCACAAAACTTACTTATGAAACGGATTCTGATTATTCGTTCGATATTGATAGTGGGGATTATTCGAAACCCATATTTGGTACTGCGCCGGGTTATGTCAACGTTGTTCCAAAAACAGATAGCATGAATGGCAATATTGTTTTTGATATGATACAGCATGCAGATGTGTATAACACAGACAATCATTTAGAATTTATAATGAAAGACGGAAGGATTGCTGATGTAAAAGGTGGGTCTGAAGCTGAAAAATACAAGACCTATTTAGCTTCTTTCGATGATCCAAATATGTATAAGATTTCTCATAATATGTTTGGCTTTGGTCCAAATATTAGAAAATTATGTGGAGAAATTGTAGAAGATGAACGTATTTGGGGGGGCGTAGATTTTGGTTTCGGTCATACGAGTCCAATGGATATGCCACCTCTTGGCCAGCCGGCTAAATCTCATTTTGATGGTGTTGTCGGAAAAGTAAGTATCTTTTTAGACGCTATTCAAATCGTGGATGACGGTGTCGTTTGCCATCCTGAATTAAAGCCATTAGCAGAAAAATTACTAAACAACTCGTAA
- a CDS encoding cytosine permease has protein sequence MSNAAEVGVDDYSKTKVPQDKTVHGIHIASIIVGIGVTLPTFFLGAEVAQSIGLSNAFWVFLGVNIVLSVLCGITAIIGNRTRLSTYMLLHFSFGKKGTLLINFLIGITLLGWYAVTVEIFGEALTDAFKHLLDIDVPLYVSIISGSILMTLTSIYGFTVVERFSAIAVPLMIVFLVYVLYVCTNENSIESLLAIEGNGSMSVIQAISAIVGMTILTPVLMPDFTRFARTDKDSLISVLALAFGFPLILLAGAIPSLATGEIDIMKIMIGLSLTVPAFVILIFSTWTTNTSNLYSTQLTLSTVFKKQKYAVLGLIGSCVATLVAVIGIATHFISLLNVLSILIPPISAIFIADFFFIRNQDYNLKDFNKLPAFGIPAIISWLVACVVAFLGSYDHITLTAISFFDSFLVAFILYLILKKTWK, from the coding sequence ATGTCAAATGCAGCAGAAGTAGGTGTTGATGATTATTCAAAAACAAAAGTACCTCAAGATAAAACTGTCCATGGTATTCATATAGCTTCTATAATTGTGGGTATAGGTGTAACCTTACCCACTTTTTTTTTAGGGGCAGAAGTAGCACAATCCATCGGGCTCTCAAATGCCTTTTGGGTTTTTCTAGGGGTAAACATTGTCTTAAGTGTGCTTTGTGGCATTACGGCTATTATAGGCAATAGAACAAGATTGTCAACCTATATGCTTTTGCATTTTTCCTTCGGAAAAAAAGGAACCTTGCTCATAAATTTTTTAATAGGAATAACTCTTTTAGGATGGTATGCAGTAACGGTTGAAATATTTGGGGAAGCACTTACCGATGCTTTTAAACACCTTTTGGATATTGATGTACCATTATATGTCAGTATTATTTCAGGAAGTATTTTAATGACACTAACTTCTATTTATGGCTTTACGGTTGTAGAACGTTTTTCAGCAATTGCAGTACCTTTAATGATTGTTTTTCTGGTGTATGTACTTTACGTATGTACAAATGAGAATAGTATTGAGAGTCTGTTGGCTATTGAGGGTAATGGAAGCATGTCCGTTATTCAGGCCATTTCTGCGATTGTAGGTATGACCATTTTAACACCGGTTTTGATGCCTGATTTTACTCGCTTTGCCCGTACTGATAAAGATAGTTTAATATCTGTTTTGGCATTAGCATTTGGTTTTCCTTTGATTTTGTTGGCAGGGGCAATTCCTAGTTTGGCAACCGGTGAGATTGATATTATGAAGATAATGATAGGACTAAGTTTAACGGTACCTGCATTTGTTATTTTAATTTTTTCTACATGGACCACAAACACCTCTAATCTATATTCCACTCAACTTACCCTATCTACTGTTTTTAAGAAGCAGAAGTATGCTGTTTTAGGACTTATTGGTAGTTGCGTTGCAACTTTAGTAGCTGTAATTGGTATTGCTACTCATTTTATATCCCTATTAAACGTATTAAGTATTTTAATCCCTCCTATTTCTGCAATTTTTATAGCTGATTTTTTCTTCATTAGAAATCAAGATTATAATCTAAAAGATTTTAATAAATTACCAGCATTTGGTATACCGGCAATTATTAGTTGGTTGGTGGCCTGCGTAGTAGCTTTT